TGACGGTCCTCACCTACATCGCACCGCTGCTGACCGACGTCACCGGGTTCGAGCCGAGCTCGGTGCCGCTGGTGCTGGCCCTGGTCGGTGTGGGCATGGTGATCGGCACGCCGCTGGCGGGACGGCTCGCGGATCGCGCGCTGGCGCCGACCCTGCACGGCGCGCTCGCGGGCGTCTCGGTGATCTCGCTGCTGCTGTTGGTGGTCGTGCACAGCAAGCCCGCGGCGATCGCCGGCTTCCTGCTCTTCGGGCTCGTCGGGGCGGCCGTCATCCCGCCCCTGCAGACCAGGGTGCTCGCCTTCGCCGAGGGCGCCGACGACCTGGCGTCGGCGGCCAACATCTCGGCCTTCAACATCGGCAACGCGGGCGGCCCGCTGCTGGCCGGTGCCGCGCTCTCGGCAGGCGCGGGTTACACCGCGCCGCTGGCGATCGCCGCGGTGCTGGGCGGCGCCGGACTGCTGCTGGCCTGGCTCGCGGGGCGCGTCGGCTGAAGACCCGTGAGTACTTTGTGGTGCTATAGCAACACAAAGTACTCACGGGAGGGCGGTGCTTTGCGCCGCGCGGATCGCCGCCGAGATGCGGTCCACGTCGGCTCGTTCCTGCTCGGGGAGCGGCGCTCCCGCGCTGTCCCGCTCCGCTTCGGCGGCCGACAGCAGCTGCTGGGCCCGCTCGGCGTTCCCGGCGAGGACGGCGGCTCCGGCCAGCCCTTCCAGCGCGAGGGCGACCGCGCGGGGATCGCCGGATTCCCGGGCCACCGCCAGGCCTTCCTCGTGGAGGTCGTGCGCCTGTTCCGGATCGCCGCGCAACTCGGCGATGAAGCCCAGCTCGGCGAGGCTGTGCGCGATGCCCGGCGCGTAGCCCACCGATCGGTTCCAGTCCAGCAGCACCCGGATGTGCCTCTCGGCGTCGTCGAGCCGACCTTCGCGCCGGGCGCCGAGGCCGAGCCCCGCTTCTGCGAAGTACCGGCCGGTCACGTGGCCCTTGGCGGCCGAGAGATCGCGGGCGCGCTCGTGCAGCAGCCGCGCCTGGTCCAGATCCCCGGCCAGCAGGGCGAGCCTGCCCAGTCCGGACAGCATGTCGGCCACCTGCGGCCACAACCCGAGCTCTTCGCCGCGGCGCAGGCCGTCGCGGAGCAGCCGCGCCGCTTCGGCGTAGTCGCCGATGACCTCGGCTCTCCGGGCGAGGAGACCGGCGGCCCGGAGCTGTCCCCACCGATCGCCGAGACCGGCGAAGATCCTGGCGCTTTCGGTCGCGTCGCGCTCCAGCGTCGCGACGTCACCGCGCAGCAAGGCGTGGTGGGCGGTGCTGCTCGACGCCGCAGCGATGCCCCACTCGTCCCCGACGGCGCGGAATCCGGCCAGGGCGCGCTGCGCAAGAGCGTCACCGACCGACTGGTCACCACCGCCGAGCAACGCCTCCGCGAGCAGCCATTCGGTGAACGCACGGCCCGCCGGATCGTCGACCCGGTCGAATGCGGTCAGCCCGGCGTCCACCAGCGCAGTCCGGTCCGAATCGCTGCCGCTGAGCAGCATCAGCGCCGACCGCCAGCCGTTGGCCCGCGCCCGCAGCGCCGAGGCGGGATCGCCGGGCGTGCTCAGCGCCGCGTCGAGCAGCCGGATCCCGTCGGCGAGCCGCCCGCGCAGGAACCAGTACCAGGCCAGCGCGTCGACGAGTCGCAGCGCACCGCCGGAATCCCCGCGTCGCACCGAATCCTCCACGGCGGAGCGCAGATTCGCGTACTCGGTGTCCACCACCGCGAGCCACCGCCGCTGGTCCGCGCCGCGCAGCCGGTCGCGTGCCTGTTCGGCGAGGGACGTGTAGTACTCGTTGCGCGCCTCTCGGACCAGGTCGGCCTCCCCGGCCTGGGCCAGCCGGTCCGAGCAGTACAGCGCGACCGACTCCAGCAGCCGGTAGCGCGGTCCTTCCCCGGTGTCGGTCATCGCGATGAGCGACCGGTCCACCAGGCGGGCGAGCAGGTCGAGGATCCGTCCGCGGGAGAGCTCCTCGCTCGCGCAGACGTGCTCGGCCGCGGCCAGCCCGAAACCATCGGCGTGCACCGAAAGCCTTCTCAACACGGCCTGTTCCGGTTCGGTGAGCTGCTCCCAGCTCCAGTCGATCACCGCGCGCAACGTCTGCTGGCGACCGGGCGCGCTCCGGTTCCCGACGACCAGCAGCTCGAACCGGTCGTCCATCCGCGCGGCGAGCTCGCGGATCCCGAGGGCCCGCACCCGGGCGGCGGCCAGCTCCAGCGCCAGCGGGATGCCGTCCAGCCGGCGGCAGATGCCGGCGACGGCGGCGGCGTTGCCCGCATCGATGGTGAAACCGGGAGCCGTGGCGGCAGCCCGGGCGGCGAACAAGCGGACGGCGCTGAACTTCGGCAACGCCTCGGCGCCGCTGTCGGCGGGCGAGTGCGGCAGTTCGAGCGCGGCGACCGGGTACAGGGCTTCACCGGACACGCCGAGCGGTTCCTGGCTCGTCGCCAGCACGCGCAGTCCCGGCACCGATCGCAGCAGCCGCTCGGTCAGTTCGGCGACCTCGGCCACCAGGTGCTCGCAGTTGTCCAGGACCAGCAGGACACGCTTGCCCTCCAGCGCGGTGATCAGCTGGTCGACCGGACCGGCGCTGGACCTTCCGTCGTCGCGGATTCCCAGCACCGCATGCACGGTGTCCACGATGGCGGTGTGCGATGAGGACTTGTCGATCCCGGCGAGCTCCACGAACCACACGCCGTCGGAGTGCTCAGCGATCAGGGAACGCGCTGCCTCGACTCCCAGCCGGGTCTTGCCGACGCCGCCGGGCCCGATGAGGGTGACCAACCGGTGCTCGCCGACCAGCGCGCACACGTCGCGGGTCGCTTCGGCCCGGCCGATCAGCTCGGTGAGCTGGCCGGGCAGGTTCGTCGGAGTGGTGGCCGGGCGGGGCGCGATCAGCGGGTCCTGCTCGAGGATCGCCTGGTGCACGGCGACGATCTCGGGGCCCGGATCGACTCCGAGCTCGGTGCGCAGCCGATCCCGCAACTCGGTGAAACCGGCGAGCGCCTCGCTCTGCCGCCCGGTGCGGTACAACGCGCGCAGGTGCGCTGCACGTAATCGTTCGCGCAGCGGGTGTTCGGCGATCACGGGCGCCAATTCGCCTACCAGCTCGGCGTGTTCGCCGAGTTCGAGCAGCGCTTCGGCCCTGGCCTCCACCGCGGAAAGCCGGAGTTCGGTCAGCCGGGCCGCTTCCACCGCCGCGAACTCCTCGTCGGCGACCTCGGAGAACGCGGCACCGCGCCAGAGACCGAGCGCGGTGCTCAGAGCGTTGGCCCGCGACCGGGCATCCGCGCCGGTCCCGAGCAACTCCTCGAACCGGCCGGCGTCCACCGCGTCGGCCGGGACGTCCAGCCCGTAGCCCGCTGCTCCCGACACCACCAGCGTGCGGGCGCTCGGCTCGGCGGCGGCGAGAGCACTGCGCAGCTGCGAGACCTTGACCTGCAGCGCGGCAGGTGCGTCACGGGGCGCGCGGCGTGGCCACAGCACGTCGATGAGCCGGTCGGTCGACACCGGACGTCCACGGTGGACGAGGAGGACGGCGAGCACCGTCAGCACCTGCCCGGCCGGGATCTTGACCGGCTCGTCCTCATCCGTCCACGCCATCAGCGGGCCGAGCACACCGAACCTCATGACCGTGACGATACGGTCCCGAGCGCCGTGCGAGGGGCGTCGTAAGGCGGTTGTAGGGGAGCTGTAGGCCGCTCCGGCGAAGGTCGTGACCAACACGACGACAGCCGGAAAGGCGGATCCGATGCAGACGACCGATTCCCTGCGAGTGGCGATCATCATCGGCAGCACGCGGGAGCAGCGGTTCGGGCCGACGGTGGCCGGGTGGTTCCACGACCACGCGCTCAAGCACGGTGGGCTCGACCTGGACCTGATCGACCTCGCGGAGACCGGGCTGCCCGACGTCCTCGGCCGTCCCGACGACGCCGTCGACGCCCTGGCACCGCGCCTCGCCCAGGCCGATGCGTTCGTCTTCGTCACGCCCGAGTACAACCGCGGCTATCCCGCCGCGCTCAAGACCGCCATCGACTCCTACGTCGACGAGTGGAAGGCGAAGCCGGTCGCCATCGTCTCCTACGGCGGCGTCTCGGGTGGCCTGCGCGGCGCCGAACAGCTGCGCCAGGTCATGGGCGAGCTGCACGCCGTCACCATCCGCGACGCGGTGAGCTTCCACTCCTGCTGGAACAAGTTCGACGACGACGGCCTGCCGCTGGACATCGCCGGCGCGAGTGCCGCCGCTACGGCGCTGCTCAACCAGCTCACCTGGTGGGCCCGCGCGCTGCGCGCCGCCCGCACCGCCCAGCCGTACCCGTTCTGATCCCGAGAGGAGGAACCGATGTCGAAACGACCTGCCCTGGCCCTGCTGGCCTTCTCCAGCCTGATCACCTCGCTGGACTTCACCATCATCTACGTCGCCCTGCCCGACATCGCCCGCGACGTGGGCTTCTCCGCCCACTCCACGCAGTGGGTGGTCAGCGCGTACGCCATCTTCTTCGGCGGGCTCCTGCTGCTGGGCGGGCGGTCGGCCGACCTGCTCGGCAGGCGGCGGATGTTCGTGCTCGGGATGGCGCTGTTCGGCGCCGCATCGCTGCTGGGCGGATTCGCCACTTCCACGACCGCCCTGATCGCGGCGCGGGCGATCCAGGGGATCGGCGCGGCAGTGCTGTTCCCCGCGACGTTGTCACTGGTCAACACCATGTTCGAGGAGGGAAGGCAGCGGATCCGGGCGCTCGCGGTGTGGGCGGGCGCCGGGGCGGGCGGAGTCAGCCTCGGCGCGTTGCTCGGCGGGGTGCTGACCAGCGCGTTCGGCTGGCAGGCGGTGTTCCTGGTCAACGTGCCGCTGGTGATCGCCGGAACGGTGGCGGCATTCCTGGTGCTGCGCGCGGACGGGCCTCGCGACCGCGGGCGCTTCGACGTGCCCGGCGCGATCACCGGAACCGCGGGCACCACCCTGCTGGTGTTCACCGTGGCGCAGGGACCGGAAACCGGGTGGACCTCGGCGCCCGTCCTGATCGGTGGCGTGTCGGCGGTGGTGCTGCTGGCCGCGTTCCTGGTCGTCGAGGCGCGCAGTGCCGGGCCGCTCATGCCGTTGCGGCTGGCGCGAAAGTTGGGCCCGGTGCTCGCCGTCATCTTCGTCTTCGGCGGGACCATGCAGAACGTCGTCTACTTCCTGACGCTGTTCGTGCAGAACGTGTGGCGCTACAGCGCGCTCGTCACCGGGCTGGTCTTCCTGAGCCTCTCGGTGGTCATCGCGACCGCGAACTTCGTCGCCGAGCGGCTCATGGTCCGGATCGGCATCCGCACCACCCTGATCAGCGGTCTGCTGCTCGGCGCGGTCGGCAGTGCGCTGCTGGCCGCGGGGATGGTCGCCGACGGCTCCTACTGGACGATCCTGGCCGGGATCCTGGTCTACGGCGCGGGGATGGGCACCGTGTTCCCGACGGTGTTCGCCGCCGCTGGAACCGGTGTCGCCGAGCAGGAGCAGGGCAGCGCGGGCGGGCTCGCCAACACCGCCCTGCAGGTCGGCACCGGCGTGGGGCTGGCGGTGCTCGTCGGCATCGCGAACGCCGGCTCGGCCGGGCTGGACGGCGAGGCGCTGCGCATCGCGACCGCGGACGGCCTGCGCACCACGGTTGTCGTCTCAGCTGCGCTCACCCTCCTTGGCCTGCTCGCCGCCGTGGCGCTGCCCGGCCGGGCCAAGGCCGACGACACCACAGTGGCCGAACCGGTCGCGGCTGCCTGAACACCCCTGGATCGCGAGAGAAAGCGAGGACACCATGAGCACACCGATGCATCCGTCCTACCGGTGGAACGGCGAGGACCTGGACCTGGACGCCTACCTGGCCCGGATCGGCTTCGAGGGCGACCGCGCGCCGACGCCTGCCACGCTGCGCAGGCTGGTCCACCTGCACACCACGACGATCCCGTTCGAGAACCTGGAGATCATCCTCGGCCGCCCGGTCCTGCTGGACGTGAAGTCGTTGCAGGACAAGCTGGTCCGGCAGCGCCGGGGCGGGTACTGCTTCGAGAACAGCGCGCTGTTCGCGGCTGCGCTGGAAGCGCTTGGCTTCGGCGTCACCGGCTTGAGCGGGCGGATCTTCATCGGCCCGGGGGAAGGACTGCTGCCCGGCACCCACGCGGGGCTGCGCGTGACCACCGCGGCGGACGAGCGGGTCTGGCTCTGCGACGTCGGATTCGGCTCGGGTCCGCTGGCACCGGTCGAGCTGACGCCGGGCGATGACGAGATCGACATCGACGGGTGGCGGTTCCGGCTCGAACTCGGCGCCGACGACTTGGGCGTGCAGGTGGCCACGCTGCACCACTTCTCCCGCAACGGCTGGCAGAACCGGCGCGCGTTCACGATGACACCGCAGTACCGGGTCGACTACGAGGTCGGCAACCACTACGTGTCGACGTCCGCCCATTCGCCGTTCACCACGCGGCCCATCGTCCAGCGGATGCACCCGGAGGTCCACCACATGCTCGACGGCCTCACCCTGAACACCCAGTACCCGGACGGAACCGGCGAAACCCGCGACGTGGAGCGGGCCGACCTGCCGGAGATCCTGTCCGAGACCTTCGACATCGACCTCGACGACGCGGACGCGAAGCAGCTCGTCGAGCAGCCGTGGGGCGCGGACCAGCGCCTTTGAGCACGTCAGGGCCGTGAGCGGTATAGCACCACGAACCGCTCACGGGCCGATGTGGACGTGAGCGGACCAGCGCGAAGGTTCGTCCGGGTAGTGGGCCCGGAGCTGGCGCACCGCGTTGTGCAGCGCGTAGGCCGCGCGGTCGGTGTCGAAGTGGTCGGTGAACAGGTCCGCGTAGACGTCCGCGTGGATCGCCACCGCGCTGTCCTCGTCGACCTCCCACAGGGTGCCGATGGCGTGCGTGTAGCCCGCGAAGCCCAGCGCTCCGGGCAGCGACACCGCCGCCGCGCACGGCTCGTCGGCCGCCGTCGCGCACTGGCCGAGGTAGCAGAACTCCGCCTCGTCCAGCGACACCTGGCCCAGTTCGACCAGGCCCAGCGGGCGCTGCGGCGCTTCGCGGTCCAGCAGCATGCCCGCCGCGGGCTGCGTCGGGAACTGCGAGCTCGGCTCGCACACGTGCAGCCACGGGTGGTTCGGGATCATCCGCAGCATCTCCGCCGCGTTGGCCGTCTCCACTGCGGCGATCTCCGCGGACGGCCAGCGCTGCGCCAGGACCTGGTTCTGCCGCGGCAGCTCGCGCGCCACCAGCTCCGCC
This portion of the Saccharopolyspora antimicrobica genome encodes:
- a CDS encoding arylamine N-acetyltransferase family protein, which codes for MSTPMHPSYRWNGEDLDLDAYLARIGFEGDRAPTPATLRRLVHLHTTTIPFENLEIILGRPVLLDVKSLQDKLVRQRRGGYCFENSALFAAALEALGFGVTGLSGRIFIGPGEGLLPGTHAGLRVTTAADERVWLCDVGFGSGPLAPVELTPGDDEIDIDGWRFRLELGADDLGVQVATLHHFSRNGWQNRRAFTMTPQYRVDYEVGNHYVSTSAHSPFTTRPIVQRMHPEVHHMLDGLTLNTQYPDGTGETRDVERADLPEILSETFDIDLDDADAKQLVEQPWGADQRL
- a CDS encoding MFS transporter; translation: MSKRPALALLAFSSLITSLDFTIIYVALPDIARDVGFSAHSTQWVVSAYAIFFGGLLLLGGRSADLLGRRRMFVLGMALFGAASLLGGFATSTTALIAARAIQGIGAAVLFPATLSLVNTMFEEGRQRIRALAVWAGAGAGGVSLGALLGGVLTSAFGWQAVFLVNVPLVIAGTVAAFLVLRADGPRDRGRFDVPGAITGTAGTTLLVFTVAQGPETGWTSAPVLIGGVSAVVLLAAFLVVEARSAGPLMPLRLARKLGPVLAVIFVFGGTMQNVVYFLTLFVQNVWRYSALVTGLVFLSLSVVIATANFVAERLMVRIGIRTTLISGLLLGAVGSALLAAGMVADGSYWTILAGILVYGAGMGTVFPTVFAAAGTGVAEQEQGSAGGLANTALQVGTGVGLAVLVGIANAGSAGLDGEALRIATADGLRTTVVVSAALTLLGLLAAVALPGRAKADDTTVAEPVAAA
- a CDS encoding BTAD domain-containing putative transcriptional regulator, whose translation is MRFGVLGPLMAWTDEDEPVKIPAGQVLTVLAVLLVHRGRPVSTDRLIDVLWPRRAPRDAPAALQVKVSQLRSALAAAEPSARTLVVSGAAGYGLDVPADAVDAGRFEELLGTGADARSRANALSTALGLWRGAAFSEVADEEFAAVEAARLTELRLSAVEARAEALLELGEHAELVGELAPVIAEHPLRERLRAAHLRALYRTGRQSEALAGFTELRDRLRTELGVDPGPEIVAVHQAILEQDPLIAPRPATTPTNLPGQLTELIGRAEATRDVCALVGEHRLVTLIGPGGVGKTRLGVEAARSLIAEHSDGVWFVELAGIDKSSSHTAIVDTVHAVLGIRDDGRSSAGPVDQLITALEGKRVLLVLDNCEHLVAEVAELTERLLRSVPGLRVLATSQEPLGVSGEALYPVAALELPHSPADSGAEALPKFSAVRLFAARAAATAPGFTIDAGNAAAVAGICRRLDGIPLALELAAARVRALGIRELAARMDDRFELLVVGNRSAPGRQQTLRAVIDWSWEQLTEPEQAVLRRLSVHADGFGLAAAEHVCASEELSRGRILDLLARLVDRSLIAMTDTGEGPRYRLLESVALYCSDRLAQAGEADLVREARNEYYTSLAEQARDRLRGADQRRWLAVVDTEYANLRSAVEDSVRRGDSGGALRLVDALAWYWFLRGRLADGIRLLDAALSTPGDPASALRARANGWRSALMLLSGSDSDRTALVDAGLTAFDRVDDPAGRAFTEWLLAEALLGGGDQSVGDALAQRALAGFRAVGDEWGIAAASSSTAHHALLRGDVATLERDATESARIFAGLGDRWGQLRAAGLLARRAEVIGDYAEAARLLRDGLRRGEELGLWPQVADMLSGLGRLALLAGDLDQARLLHERARDLSAAKGHVTGRYFAEAGLGLGARREGRLDDAERHIRVLLDWNRSVGYAPGIAHSLAELGFIAELRGDPEQAHDLHEEGLAVARESGDPRAVALALEGLAGAAVLAGNAERAQQLLSAAEAERDSAGAPLPEQERADVDRISAAIRAAQSTALP
- a CDS encoding NADPH-dependent FMN reductase, whose product is MQTTDSLRVAIIIGSTREQRFGPTVAGWFHDHALKHGGLDLDLIDLAETGLPDVLGRPDDAVDALAPRLAQADAFVFVTPEYNRGYPAALKTAIDSYVDEWKAKPVAIVSYGGVSGGLRGAEQLRQVMGELHAVTIRDAVSFHSCWNKFDDDGLPLDIAGASAAATALLNQLTWWARALRAARTAQPYPF